TTTTTTGAAAAATTTCAACATGTAACCAACCGCTTCATTCTTATCTTTTATCGTAAACTGGTTTATTTTCTGTCTGCTGACCCAGTCCATATTCAAATTCTCAGTTTTGATCCTCGCTCCGGGGGAAAGTTCGCTTTTAACAACAGGAACTTTTTCAAATATATTCAGATTAAACTCTACTTTTTTTTGAAGCGAATCTTTATCTTTAAACCTAATAAACAATTTATTGTACCCGGGATAAAATTTTCCAGGATATTCAATATTTTCGATATTTGTTATTTTAGCATCTGCAGGATTTAAAAATTTAACTGAAAAAGTTACTGTTTGTCCCTGTTCGGCAAGATCATGCTGAATTTTATTATAAAGCTCATCTACCCAGCAAAAGGTTAATGTTGCGCAAAATACAAAAAAAAGAAA
Above is a window of Candidatus Margulisiibacteriota bacterium DNA encoding:
- the flgA gene encoding flagellar basal body P-ring formation chaperone FlgA, which encodes MPGRNLFLFFVFCATLTFCWVDELYNKIQHDLAEQGQTVTFSVKFLNPADAKITNIENIEYPGKFYPGYNKLFIRFKDKDSLQKKVEFNLNIFEKVPVVKSELSPGARIKTENLNMDWVSRQKINQFTIKDKNEAVGYMLKFFKKPGDVLYRSDIKPEDVIKNNDPCTIVLKYQEISITMPGVALKNGSVGSKIKVLNTSTQKVIDAFVLNSRNVEVRLE